Proteins encoded by one window of Streptacidiphilus sp. PB12-B1b:
- a CDS encoding pitrilysin family protein, with amino-acid sequence MTVRSSATGAVRPPVPTAVSTAYLDDPGSIVEHTAGSGLRITAVRRPSVPVVELRLAVPFGSGDSAHAATAEVLAAVLLGSTARGTRAELEAALGLLGGSLKTAVTPERLTVQGAIAADGLAPALELLAAVLADPHRPEDEVLTHRTLLGHRLRAYRAQPAVLAREAMLEHCFPGHPLAREVPAPDAVAAVGDAHVEALHTRALVPSGSRLLLVGDLDPAAAVAAAEQAMLAWNGPGTAAPMPELPHPAAGVAVVSRPGSRQVQVCLLAPAPGADDPEHPAMRLANLVLGASFSSRLTERLRERDGLTYIVRSRVADHPGRGLLAVDFDTRPNQLGAALAAVRQEFDAFANDAPPSEEEIAAARSYTVGSMVILSATQNGTANLLNALPPATGLGDWLPEQLQRIARTTDDQVRAAARELAAANFSGIVLTAPSRVEEAAREVRAAGFLPSA; translated from the coding sequence ATGACCGTCCGCAGCAGCGCCACCGGGGCCGTCCGGCCGCCCGTGCCCACCGCCGTGTCGACCGCGTACCTGGACGACCCGGGCTCGATCGTCGAGCACACGGCGGGCAGCGGGCTGCGCATCACCGCCGTACGCCGCCCCTCGGTGCCGGTGGTCGAACTGCGGCTGGCCGTGCCGTTCGGCAGCGGCGACAGCGCCCACGCCGCCACCGCCGAGGTGCTGGCGGCGGTCCTGCTGGGCAGCACCGCCCGGGGCACCCGCGCCGAGCTGGAAGCCGCGCTCGGCCTGCTCGGCGGCTCACTGAAGACCGCCGTCACACCCGAGCGGCTGACCGTGCAGGGCGCCATCGCGGCGGACGGGCTCGCCCCGGCCCTGGAACTCCTGGCGGCGGTGCTGGCCGACCCGCACCGCCCCGAGGACGAAGTGCTGACCCACCGGACGCTCCTGGGCCACCGGCTCCGCGCCTACCGCGCGCAGCCCGCCGTCCTGGCCCGCGAGGCCATGCTCGAGCACTGCTTCCCCGGGCATCCGCTGGCGCGCGAGGTGCCCGCGCCCGACGCGGTGGCGGCGGTCGGGGACGCCCACGTCGAGGCGCTGCACACGCGCGCCCTGGTGCCCTCGGGCTCCCGTCTGCTGCTGGTGGGCGATCTGGACCCGGCGGCTGCGGTCGCCGCCGCCGAGCAGGCGATGCTGGCCTGGAACGGGCCGGGCACGGCCGCGCCCATGCCGGAACTGCCGCACCCGGCGGCGGGGGTGGCGGTGGTGAGCCGTCCGGGCAGCCGGCAGGTGCAGGTCTGCCTGCTCGCCCCGGCGCCGGGCGCCGACGACCCGGAGCACCCGGCCATGCGCCTGGCCAACCTGGTCCTGGGGGCCTCCTTCAGTTCCCGGCTGACCGAGCGCCTGCGCGAGCGGGACGGGCTGACCTACATCGTCCGCAGCCGGGTCGCCGACCACCCGGGGCGCGGCCTGCTGGCCGTCGACTTCGACACCCGCCCCAACCAACTCGGCGCCGCGCTGGCGGCGGTGCGCCAGGAGTTCGACGCCTTCGCCAACGACGCCCCGCCCAGCGAGGAGGAGATCGCGGCTGCCCGCAGCTACACGGTCGGCTCGATGGTCATCCTGTCCGCGACCCAGAACGGGACGGCCAACCTGCTGAACGCGCTGCCGCCGGCAACCGGCCTCGGGGACTGGCTGCCGGAGCAGCTGCAACGGATCGCGCGGACGACGGACGACCAGGTCCGCGCTGCGGCAAGGGAGTTGGCGGCGGCGAACTTCTCCGGCATCGTGCTCACCGCGCCCTCCCGGGTGGAGGAGGCCGCGCGGGAGGTGCGGGCCGCCGGGTTCCTTCCGTCGGCCTAG
- a CDS encoding S8 family serine peptidase, translated as MGVSVLTATAVAFGATPAAVAAPGVAAGSAAGASRQVIVVLADQHQGLPDTTALRAARAAAVSASQAPVIKALHAAGAQDIHPMSVLDAVAATVSTQEQAALRSAPGVAEVVPDAAVRVVDQPAPPVAPAATGADPSGPRAAAGLPSGACAPSGGVQLDPEAIEAIHADSDDPHQHTARSLGATGKGVIVGDIAGSIDVNTPELIRADGSHVIADYKDFTGEGGAVESEDLESFLDDGMIAAQSRQVYDLADYTAQPLGHPCLIRLEGVAPQVTLDAYKVYANNDFTTTSAFLEAIDYAVGVDHVNVLNEEAGSFPMPDTSADLIKLANADAMAAGVTVTVPSYDAGPESTIWSPASQPGVISVGASTTFRSYAQSDTAGYRSIGARGWVSDNISSLSSGGSTEQGRSIDVVAPGDLDWAICTADTTIAPDCLNGRGQPTGVYQSGGTSEAGPLVAGVAALVIQAYRATHGGAGPTPQLVDQIISSTADDLGVVGSEQGAGLVDAYRAVEAARSVRTGDAAPKPVGDTLLADTDQLDATGNPGAAARLSLRLTNTGRDPQTVSLAGRTLGAGRTVADRTVTLHDGGPTYQDASGLTHNVARFTFTVPPGADRLDANIANPGTASQQPVDLTLLDPRGRLTGYSLPQGDGNHGHIDLRAPEPGTWTAVVTDFLGSPASGPAGYTGPVSFAAAVSSFHTFGTVTPSRITLAPGASTTVRVTAPLPAQAGDESASLAINSPQSGPSSVPMTLRSVIPVRAGTGTFTGDVVGGNGRGEVPAQTLFYQVNVPAGRPALDVRLALADHATDPFTAYLVSPDGQTPARAGDQVLVGAPGAAQTVISTSAARLHVLAPAAGTWTLIVSFSNPVTGDAQSTRLDGTVGFAPVTARANGVPTGGVLPVGSSHQVRVTVRNDSTAVESYFLDARLDQQATLPLSSFTPSSKLTLPLSVSAPEPQWIVPTGTTQLVATADSTAPVMFDFSPATGEPDLGSTADGDNAYGSYAAPDLTQGDWDIVPQPTGALGAGPAASSVASLGLTATTPAFDPSAVSPSGDLWELGLNPAATFSPVVVQPGHSATLYLDITPSGPAGSTVSGHIYVDDTSSYSQDGYTPTGDQLVALPYHYTVG; from the coding sequence GTGGGGGTCAGTGTCCTGACAGCCACCGCAGTGGCGTTCGGGGCGACGCCGGCCGCGGTCGCGGCGCCGGGGGTGGCCGCCGGGTCGGCCGCCGGAGCGAGCCGGCAGGTGATCGTGGTGCTGGCGGACCAGCACCAGGGCCTGCCGGACACAACTGCCCTGCGGGCGGCCCGCGCTGCGGCGGTGAGCGCGTCACAGGCCCCGGTGATCAAGGCGTTGCACGCGGCCGGCGCCCAGGACATCCACCCGATGAGTGTGCTGGACGCCGTGGCCGCCACGGTCTCGACGCAGGAGCAGGCCGCGCTGCGCTCCGCGCCGGGGGTCGCCGAGGTGGTGCCCGACGCCGCCGTCAGGGTGGTCGACCAGCCCGCGCCGCCGGTCGCACCGGCGGCGACCGGCGCCGACCCGTCCGGCCCCCGGGCGGCGGCCGGTCTGCCGTCCGGAGCCTGCGCGCCGTCGGGGGGCGTGCAGTTGGACCCCGAGGCGATCGAGGCGATACACGCGGACTCCGACGATCCGCACCAGCACACCGCGCGTTCGCTCGGCGCGACCGGCAAGGGCGTGATCGTCGGTGACATCGCCGGCAGCATCGACGTGAACACGCCGGAGCTGATACGCGCCGACGGCTCGCACGTCATCGCCGACTACAAGGACTTCACCGGCGAAGGCGGCGCGGTGGAGTCCGAGGACCTGGAGTCGTTCCTCGACGACGGCATGATCGCCGCGCAGAGCCGACAGGTGTACGACCTCGCCGACTACACCGCGCAGCCGCTGGGGCACCCCTGCCTGATCCGGTTGGAGGGCGTGGCGCCGCAGGTGACGCTGGACGCCTACAAGGTGTACGCCAACAACGACTTCACCACCACCTCCGCCTTCCTCGAGGCGATCGACTACGCGGTCGGCGTCGACCACGTGAACGTGCTGAACGAGGAGGCCGGCTCGTTCCCGATGCCGGACACCAGCGCGGACCTGATCAAGCTGGCCAACGCCGACGCGATGGCGGCCGGGGTGACCGTCACCGTGCCCTCCTACGACGCCGGTCCGGAGAGCACCATCTGGTCGCCCGCCTCCCAGCCCGGCGTGATCTCCGTCGGCGCGTCCACCACCTTCCGCTCCTACGCCCAGTCCGACACCGCCGGCTACCGCAGCATCGGCGCGCGCGGCTGGGTCAGCGACAACATCAGCTCCCTGTCGTCCGGCGGCTCGACCGAGCAGGGGCGCAGCATCGACGTGGTGGCGCCGGGCGACCTGGACTGGGCGATCTGCACCGCCGACACCACGATCGCGCCGGACTGCCTGAACGGCCGCGGGCAGCCGACCGGCGTGTACCAGTCCGGCGGCACCAGCGAGGCGGGTCCGCTGGTGGCGGGCGTGGCCGCGCTGGTGATCCAGGCATACCGGGCCACGCACGGCGGCGCCGGACCGACCCCGCAGCTGGTCGACCAGATCATCTCCAGCACCGCCGACGACCTGGGCGTGGTCGGCTCGGAGCAGGGCGCCGGGCTGGTCGACGCCTACCGGGCCGTCGAGGCCGCGCGCTCCGTCCGCACCGGTGACGCCGCGCCGAAGCCGGTCGGCGACACCCTGCTGGCCGACACGGACCAGCTCGACGCGACGGGCAACCCCGGAGCCGCCGCCCGCCTCTCGCTGCGGCTGACCAACACCGGCCGCGACCCGCAGACGGTGTCGCTCGCCGGGCGCACGCTCGGCGCCGGCCGGACGGTCGCCGACAGGACGGTGACGCTGCACGACGGCGGCCCCACCTACCAGGACGCGTCCGGGCTGACCCACAACGTGGCCCGGTTCACCTTCACCGTGCCTCCCGGCGCGGACCGGCTCGACGCGAACATCGCCAATCCGGGCACCGCCAGCCAGCAGCCCGTCGACCTGACCCTGCTCGATCCGCGCGGGCGGCTCACCGGCTACAGCCTGCCGCAGGGCGACGGCAACCACGGGCACATCGACCTGCGCGCCCCGGAACCGGGCACCTGGACGGCGGTGGTCACCGACTTCCTCGGCAGCCCCGCCTCCGGCCCGGCCGGATACACCGGGCCGGTGAGCTTCGCCGCCGCGGTCTCGTCGTTCCATACCTTCGGCACCGTGACGCCGTCGCGGATCACGCTCGCACCCGGCGCCTCCACCACGGTCCGCGTCACCGCGCCGCTGCCCGCGCAGGCCGGTGACGAGAGCGCCTCACTGGCAATCAACTCGCCTCAGTCGGGCCCGAGTTCCGTCCCGATGACGCTGCGCTCGGTGATTCCGGTACGCGCCGGCACCGGCACCTTCACCGGCGACGTGGTCGGCGGGAACGGACGCGGCGAGGTACCGGCGCAGACCCTCTTCTACCAGGTGAACGTGCCCGCGGGGCGGCCCGCTCTGGACGTCCGGCTGGCGTTGGCCGACCACGCCACCGACCCGTTCACGGCGTACCTGGTCTCCCCGGACGGCCAGACCCCGGCCCGGGCCGGCGACCAGGTGCTGGTGGGCGCGCCGGGTGCCGCCCAGACCGTGATCAGCACCTCGGCCGCGCGGTTGCACGTCCTGGCGCCGGCCGCCGGAACGTGGACGCTGATCGTCAGCTTCAGCAATCCGGTGACCGGGGACGCACAGTCGACCCGGCTCGACGGGACGGTCGGCTTCGCGCCGGTCACCGCGCGCGCGAACGGCGTGCCGACCGGCGGCGTGCTGCCCGTCGGCAGCTCGCACCAGGTCCGGGTCACGGTGCGGAACGACTCGACCGCCGTCGAGTCGTACTTCCTCGACGCACGGCTCGACCAGCAGGCCACCCTGCCGCTCAGCTCGTTCACCCCGTCGAGCAAGCTGACGCTGCCGTTGAGCGTGAGCGCGCCGGAGCCGCAGTGGATCGTCCCGACCGGCACCACGCAGCTGGTGGCGACGGCCGACTCCACGGCGCCGGTCATGTTCGACTTCTCGCCCGCCACCGGCGAACCCGACCTCGGCTCGACCGCCGACGGCGACAACGCCTACGGCAGCTACGCGGCGCCGGACCTCACCCAGGGCGACTGGGACATCGTGCCGCAGCCCACCGGGGCGCTCGGCGCCGGTCCGGCGGCGTCGTCGGTGGCGAGCCTGGGGCTCACCGCGACCACGCCCGCCTTCGACCCGTCGGCCGTCTCACCGTCGGGTGACCTGTGGGAGCTCGGCCTGAACCCGGCCGCGACCTTCAGCCCGGTCGTCGTCCAGCCGGGGCACAGCGCCACGCTGTACCTGGACATCACGCCGAGCGGTCCCGCGGGCAGCACGGTGTCCGGCCACATCTACGTCGACGACACCAGCTCGTACAGCCAGGACGGCTACACACCCACGGGCGACCAGCTCGTGGCACTGCCCTACCACTACACGGTCGGCTGA
- a CDS encoding AMP-binding protein yields the protein MDDLGDSVAPYVVKALERFAGFGEREAIVSAGRRLTYADVRREVPALAAALTAHGVQPGSSVAVLSGNRPETMLLQFAAHLLGCRTVWIAGYTPVREQADFLRRARVDHLVYDTSRYLDLAAELLQDWQGTVLCLGPGGQGPDLLAPLPAGSPTLPEPAPGTAPESLFCTSGTTGRPKLVHHEQRFFSSLLLIAEAWMASGAPTLKHLALTGFTHVSGQMTNLLMLFTGSTIVLGEGSDIPALLDLIAAERVSSTLFTPVLLYQVLDHPALDSADLSSLLLLNIGGGPVFPSRLRQAAERLGPVVRLVYGLSEAAFVTEYRGVTVEPEHPQRLRSCGTVFADAQVDVRDENGKPLPAGEVGEVWVTGSLVMTGYWDEPELTREALADGWLRTGDLGYVEEDGYLYLVDRAKDMIVTGRGAANVFSRPVEDVLVAHPEVSAAAVIGVPDESLGEAVHAYVVAVPGATVTGEELRGLVAAELREYCAPSVVEFVDSLPYSETGKVDKKALRARHPDLT from the coding sequence GTGGATGATCTCGGCGACTCGGTCGCACCTTACGTGGTCAAGGCACTCGAACGGTTCGCCGGGTTCGGTGAGCGCGAGGCGATCGTCTCCGCGGGCCGCCGGCTGACCTATGCGGACGTACGCCGCGAAGTACCCGCGCTGGCAGCGGCGTTGACGGCACACGGGGTCCAGCCGGGCTCGTCGGTGGCGGTGCTCTCGGGGAACCGGCCGGAGACGATGCTGCTGCAGTTCGCGGCGCACCTGCTCGGCTGCCGCACCGTCTGGATAGCCGGTTACACGCCGGTGCGCGAGCAGGCCGACTTCCTGCGGCGCGCCCGGGTGGACCACCTGGTGTACGACACCAGCCGCTACCTCGACCTCGCGGCCGAACTGCTGCAGGACTGGCAGGGCACCGTGCTGTGCCTCGGTCCCGGCGGCCAGGGGCCCGACCTGCTGGCACCGCTCCCGGCCGGGAGCCCCACGCTTCCGGAACCCGCCCCGGGGACGGCGCCGGAGTCCCTGTTCTGCACCAGCGGCACCACCGGCCGGCCCAAGCTGGTGCACCACGAGCAGCGCTTCTTCTCCTCGCTGCTCCTCATCGCCGAGGCGTGGATGGCCAGCGGCGCCCCAACGTTGAAGCATCTGGCGCTCACCGGATTCACCCATGTCAGCGGGCAGATGACCAATCTGCTCATGCTCTTCACCGGATCGACGATCGTCCTCGGGGAGGGCTCGGACATCCCGGCGCTGCTCGACCTGATCGCCGCCGAGCGGGTCAGCAGCACCCTGTTCACACCTGTGCTGCTCTACCAGGTGCTGGACCATCCGGCCCTGGACTCCGCCGACTTGAGCAGTCTGCTGCTGCTGAACATCGGCGGCGGCCCGGTCTTCCCCAGCAGGCTCCGTCAGGCGGCCGAGCGGCTCGGCCCGGTGGTGCGCCTGGTCTACGGGCTGAGCGAGGCGGCGTTCGTCACCGAGTACCGGGGCGTCACGGTGGAACCGGAGCATCCGCAGCGACTGCGCTCCTGCGGCACGGTGTTCGCCGACGCGCAGGTCGACGTGCGCGACGAGAACGGGAAGCCGCTGCCCGCAGGCGAGGTCGGCGAGGTGTGGGTCACCGGGTCGCTGGTGATGACCGGCTACTGGGACGAGCCGGAGCTCACCCGCGAGGCGCTGGCGGACGGCTGGCTGCGCACCGGCGACCTCGGGTACGTCGAGGAGGACGGCTACCTGTACCTGGTGGACCGCGCCAAGGACATGATCGTCACCGGGCGGGGAGCGGCCAACGTCTTCAGCAGGCCGGTCGAGGACGTCCTGGTGGCGCACCCGGAGGTGAGCGCGGCCGCCGTGATCGGCGTGCCCGACGAGAGCCTGGGCGAGGCCGTCCACGCCTATGTGGTGGCCGTGCCGGGGGCGACCGTGACCGGCGAGGAGTTGCGCGGACTGGTGGCGGCGGAACTGCGGGAGTACTGCGCGCCCTCGGTGGTGGAGTTCGTCGACAGCCTGCCCTACAGCGAGACCGGAAAGGTCGACAAGAAGGCCCTGCGGGCCCGGCACCCGGACCTGACCTGA
- a CDS encoding ATP-grasp domain-containing protein: MSGAASTYIVVGCGLALLGELDKILPAGSVTVVEEADLLDAGDLRAKAAKRACVAEVVDGPAQRHDGSSPLPPSALTAAVAVIPSWEYSVVATAACAEAAGVPGAGVRAARTLRDKVLLREAAAAAGMRQPQWTEPADVDDLRAFAAAHGDACVLKPADRQASVGVRLIGPGDDLRHAWDESHAADDAKLRSANWTPGRFLVEQRLHGPEISAEVLVADGRVIWVNVTDKTVWPGTHPVEAGHLLPSVLDASVRARVAEANQQLVDAVGYGTGALHSEWILVDGVEPYLVECAGRLPGDAIVPLIDLAYGGSLIEDFVRVLRGERPERPVRAARGAAVRFVTAPAGVVRAVHGADEAGAVEGVFAAGATVAVGASVRPPASSWDRAGHVLAVGDDGPEAARIAEQAASLITFEVDAPAAD; the protein is encoded by the coding sequence ATGTCAGGCGCTGCAAGCACGTACATCGTCGTCGGCTGCGGGCTGGCCCTGCTCGGGGAGTTGGACAAGATCCTGCCCGCAGGCTCGGTGACCGTGGTCGAGGAGGCCGACCTCCTCGACGCGGGGGACCTGCGGGCGAAGGCGGCCAAACGCGCCTGCGTCGCGGAGGTCGTCGACGGGCCCGCCCAGCGCCACGACGGCAGTTCGCCGCTCCCGCCGTCCGCGCTCACCGCTGCCGTCGCGGTGATCCCCAGCTGGGAGTACTCGGTGGTGGCCACGGCCGCCTGCGCCGAGGCGGCGGGCGTCCCGGGCGCGGGCGTGCGCGCGGCGCGCACCCTGCGCGACAAGGTGCTGCTGCGCGAGGCTGCGGCCGCCGCCGGGATGCGCCAGCCGCAGTGGACGGAACCCGCCGACGTGGACGACCTGCGTGCCTTCGCCGCCGCCCACGGTGACGCGTGCGTCCTCAAGCCCGCCGATCGCCAGGCCAGCGTGGGCGTGCGCCTGATCGGGCCCGGCGACGACCTGCGGCACGCCTGGGACGAGAGCCACGCGGCCGACGACGCCAAACTCCGCAGCGCCAACTGGACACCCGGCCGCTTCCTGGTCGAACAGCGGTTGCACGGACCCGAGATCAGCGCCGAGGTGCTTGTCGCCGACGGCCGGGTCATCTGGGTCAACGTCACCGACAAGACGGTCTGGCCCGGTACCCACCCGGTCGAGGCGGGCCACCTGCTGCCCTCGGTACTGGACGCCTCCGTCCGCGCCCGGGTGGCCGAGGCCAACCAGCAGCTGGTGGACGCCGTGGGCTACGGCACCGGGGCGCTGCACAGCGAATGGATCCTGGTCGACGGAGTGGAGCCGTACCTGGTCGAGTGCGCCGGACGGCTGCCGGGCGACGCCATCGTGCCGCTGATCGACCTGGCCTACGGCGGTTCGCTGATCGAGGACTTCGTCCGCGTGCTGCGCGGCGAGCGGCCCGAGCGCCCGGTGCGGGCCGCACGCGGCGCGGCGGTGCGGTTCGTCACCGCCCCGGCGGGCGTGGTGCGCGCCGTGCACGGGGCAGACGAGGCGGGCGCGGTGGAGGGGGTGTTCGCCGCCGGAGCCACGGTCGCCGTGGGTGCCTCCGTGCGCCCTCCGGCCAGCTCCTGGGACCGGGCCGGGCACGTCCTGGCGGTCGGCGACGACGGCCCCGAAGCGGCCCGGATCGCCGAGCAGGCGGCGTCCCTGATCACCTTCGAGGTGGATGCCCCGGCGGCGGACTGA
- a CDS encoding cytochrome P450, with translation MTEHSVHAGDRLAASALVERLFNSEEARADPYPLYRALREADPVHVTDNGRVFLTRYDDCAAMLRNPGLVAQSETWMDSASPGWRNHPAVVQNIESILFRDPPVHTRLRRLVNRSFTPRRVARMRDDIAQLVGASLDRFADEGADGSAVNAYEVLASSLPIAVVGTLIGIPRQDWAVLHEPVSAVMQVVEVGVGPDRLDRADEGATALNAYFEDLIAQRRRNPCADIISDLVATADAGGDPADGGTGMTETELLRMVILLFGAGVDTTVGLLANGLVAFLDNPQQAKLLREEPGLAEAAVNEVLRYDSPTHVIVRVADEGAVVAGVPVPKYSTVFAISGAAHRDPEQFRDPDTFDITRRGTSVLSFSGGIHFCVGAPLARLEAEVFFPALLDRFPRLALADRPVRRGYVVRGYDSLPVTVI, from the coding sequence TTGACCGAGCACAGCGTGCACGCCGGCGACCGGCTGGCGGCGTCCGCACTCGTGGAAAGGCTGTTCAACTCCGAAGAGGCCAGGGCGGATCCCTACCCGCTGTACCGGGCGCTGCGCGAGGCCGATCCGGTCCACGTCACCGACAACGGGCGGGTGTTCCTCACCCGCTACGACGACTGCGCCGCGATGCTGCGCAACCCCGGCCTCGTCGCCCAGAGCGAGACCTGGATGGACTCCGCGTCGCCCGGGTGGCGCAACCATCCGGCCGTGGTGCAGAACATCGAGTCCATCCTGTTCCGCGATCCGCCGGTGCACACCCGGCTGCGCCGACTGGTGAACCGCTCGTTCACCCCCCGGCGGGTCGCCCGGATGCGGGACGACATCGCCCAGTTGGTCGGCGCGTCGCTCGACCGGTTCGCCGACGAGGGCGCCGACGGCAGCGCCGTCAACGCCTACGAGGTCCTGGCGAGCAGCCTGCCGATCGCGGTCGTGGGGACGCTGATCGGCATACCCCGGCAGGACTGGGCGGTCCTGCACGAGCCGGTGTCGGCGGTCATGCAGGTGGTGGAGGTCGGCGTCGGACCCGACCGGCTCGACCGGGCCGACGAGGGGGCGACCGCGCTCAACGCCTACTTCGAGGACCTGATCGCGCAACGCCGGCGCAACCCGTGCGCCGACATCATCTCCGACCTGGTCGCCACCGCCGACGCGGGCGGCGATCCGGCCGACGGCGGCACGGGCATGACCGAGACCGAACTGCTGCGCATGGTGATCCTGCTGTTCGGCGCGGGCGTCGACACCACCGTCGGCCTGCTGGCCAACGGCCTGGTCGCTTTCCTCGACAACCCCCAGCAGGCCAAACTGCTGCGCGAGGAACCGGGTTTGGCCGAGGCGGCGGTCAACGAGGTGCTGAGGTACGACTCGCCGACCCACGTCATCGTCCGGGTCGCGGACGAGGGCGCCGTGGTCGCCGGAGTACCGGTGCCGAAGTACAGCACCGTCTTTGCCATCTCCGGCGCGGCCCACCGCGACCCCGAGCAGTTCCGCGACCCCGACACGTTCGACATCACCCGCCGGGGCACGTCGGTGCTCTCCTTCAGCGGGGGCATCCACTTCTGCGTGGGCGCGCCCCTGGCCCGGCTGGAGGCGGAGGTGTTCTTCCCGGCGCTGCTCGACCGCTTCCCCCGGCTGGCCCTCGCCGACCGCCCGGTGCGCCGCGGCTACGTCGTCCGCGGCTACGACTCACTTCCGGTGACAGTGATCTGA
- a CDS encoding MFS transporter: MEDSSLAVAPADELPPLSRNRDFTFLWTGQAVSVLGNELSEIAYPLLVLTLTGSAARAGLVGSAELVAMLLMLLPAGKTADRYPRRRVMAVSSLVQLVVLGSVAVAVIAHHVLLVHLAVAGALEGAASAYYIGASRGAVRRVVPTPQLSQALARTQARDQAAAVLGPPAGGALFSMARALPFALDAVSFGAVALAVALVRGPVDPAPAARPATGRGRVTDGLRFVADNRYLRVVALWAAAVNAVATGMMLLVIVLARYRGAGPSTVGGIIAVFSVGGLLGALLAPRLIKRYSGRALVLLASWLLVPCPLAMAVAPSPWLIGVAGAVSVCAITPVNVILLTRAYELMPHHMQGQAGNAMLLFGSSLKWLAPTLAGVMADGLGPVIPIVVCAVLYGLAAVWLQGRGVLRQLNAPVAEPVGAHV, from the coding sequence ATGGAAGACAGCTCCCTGGCAGTGGCGCCCGCGGACGAACTTCCGCCACTCAGCCGAAACCGGGATTTCACCTTCCTGTGGACCGGGCAGGCCGTTTCGGTCCTCGGAAACGAACTCTCCGAGATCGCCTATCCGCTGCTGGTGCTCACCCTCACCGGCTCCGCGGCGCGGGCCGGGCTGGTCGGCAGCGCGGAACTGGTGGCGATGCTGCTCATGCTGCTGCCCGCGGGCAAGACGGCCGACCGGTACCCGCGCCGACGCGTCATGGCCGTCAGTTCGCTGGTCCAGCTCGTCGTCCTCGGCAGCGTCGCCGTCGCCGTCATCGCCCACCACGTCCTGCTGGTCCACCTGGCGGTGGCCGGGGCGTTGGAGGGGGCGGCGTCGGCGTACTACATCGGCGCCAGCCGGGGCGCGGTGCGCCGGGTCGTCCCCACCCCGCAGCTGTCGCAGGCGCTGGCGCGCACCCAGGCGCGGGACCAGGCGGCGGCGGTGCTCGGGCCGCCGGCCGGCGGCGCGCTGTTCTCCATGGCCCGCGCCCTGCCGTTCGCCCTCGACGCGGTCTCCTTCGGCGCGGTGGCGCTCGCGGTGGCGCTGGTGCGCGGCCCGGTCGATCCCGCACCGGCCGCACGCCCCGCCACCGGGCGCGGGCGCGTCACGGACGGGCTGCGCTTCGTCGCCGACAACCGCTACCTGCGGGTGGTGGCCCTCTGGGCGGCGGCCGTCAACGCCGTCGCCACCGGGATGATGCTGCTGGTCATCGTGCTGGCCAGGTACCGCGGCGCCGGGCCCTCGACGGTGGGCGGCATCATCGCCGTCTTCTCGGTCGGCGGGCTGCTCGGCGCCCTGCTGGCGCCCCGGCTGATCAAACGCTACTCGGGCCGCGCCCTGGTGCTGCTGGCCTCCTGGCTGCTCGTCCCGTGCCCGCTGGCGATGGCCGTGGCCCCCTCGCCGTGGCTGATCGGGGTCGCCGGCGCGGTGTCGGTCTGCGCGATCACGCCGGTGAACGTGATCCTGCTGACCCGCGCCTACGAACTGATGCCCCATCACATGCAGGGCCAGGCAGGCAATGCGATGCTGCTGTTCGGCTCCAGCCTCAAATGGCTCGCCCCCACCCTCGCCGGCGTCATGGCCGACGGACTCGGACCGGTCATCCCGATCGTGGTCTGCGCCGTCCTCTACGGCCTGGCCGCCGTGTGGCTTCAGGGCAGGGGCGTACTCCGCCAACTCAACGCGCCGGTCGCAGAACCGGTCGGCGCCCACGTGTGA